One stretch of Patescibacteria group bacterium DNA includes these proteins:
- a CDS encoding PBP1A family penicillin-binding protein encodes MLSAPESSYILDRNGDFLYEVHGDIKRTNIPLNQIPQHLKDATVAVEDKNFYKHFGFEPLAIIRATIINIRYGEIRQGASTITQQLARTVLLNNEVTYSRKIKEIISAIKIESLFTKDEILEMYLNNIPYGSNAYGVAAASEIYFNKKVQDLSLMESAYLAALPKAPSDYSPFGPDVDRLHARARLVIKTMLNEKYLTNEQAQLTLDEDKLEFKYIPTPIRAPHFVFYIIDYISKIYGEEKLRNGGLTIYTSLDLDLQNKAEEIITNRGNTNEKKFNAGNAALVAINPQTGEILSMVGSRDYFSANDGTVNVTTSLRQPGSSFKPYVYAAGLENGLNPASMLFDIRTDFASNNNGVSYIPRNYSGRYNGPVSVRQALAGSLNIPAVKVLVLTGLEKSIETAEKFGISSLKDRSRFGPSIVLGGAEVTLLEHTSGLGAFGNEGIKKETNPILKILGKNKKIIYQSPEGNGTQAIDPQVAYLINDILSDNTARQFIFGKNSSLNISGHQVAAKTGTTQDFRDAWTVGYTPSLSVGVWSGNNDNTPMKDGANGLAVAAPIWKEFMENALADKPDEKFNRPEEITELTVDKVSGKLPSKYSLSTKKEIFASFNSPSEKDDIHVPLQIEGIDAVVTNFHSENPNDPLWEQAVKQWSLSRGYSPLENISNVNEINITDIILPITFSVPDNIQEPNWELHLTTQLGEKISLIKIFMDKQLLTTSPSDSLHYANDGKILSPGTHNFTAHITTNKGDIFTINRTVQSPATSSISSISKF; translated from the coding sequence ATGCTTTCTGCGCCAGAATCTTCATATATTCTAGATAGAAACGGTGACTTCTTATATGAAGTTCATGGTGATATAAAAAGAACAAATATCCCCTTAAACCAAATCCCTCAACACTTAAAGGACGCAACAGTCGCTGTAGAAGATAAAAATTTCTATAAACATTTCGGTTTCGAACCTCTGGCCATAATACGGGCAACAATTATTAATATTCGTTATGGAGAGATAAGACAGGGCGCCAGCACTATCACTCAACAATTAGCGCGTACTGTTCTATTGAATAATGAAGTTACTTATTCCCGAAAAATTAAAGAAATAATTTCCGCTATTAAAATTGAAAGTCTTTTTACTAAAGATGAAATTTTAGAAATGTACCTAAATAATATCCCCTATGGCTCGAATGCCTACGGAGTAGCTGCCGCTAGTGAGATATATTTCAATAAAAAGGTTCAAGATTTAAGCCTTATGGAATCAGCCTATTTAGCAGCCCTACCAAAAGCTCCTAGTGATTACTCTCCCTTCGGACCAGATGTTGATAGACTCCACGCAAGAGCTCGTTTAGTTATCAAAACCATGCTTAATGAAAAATATTTAACAAACGAGCAAGCTCAATTAACATTAGATGAAGACAAACTTGAATTCAAGTATATCCCAACTCCCATACGGGCGCCTCATTTTGTTTTCTACATTATTGATTACATTTCTAAAATTTATGGCGAAGAAAAATTGCGTAATGGTGGCCTGACAATTTATACTAGTCTAGACTTAGATCTCCAAAATAAAGCAGAGGAAATAATAACTAACCGGGGGAATACAAATGAAAAAAAATTCAATGCTGGAAATGCAGCCTTGGTGGCTATTAATCCTCAAACTGGTGAAATATTATCTATGGTTGGTAGTCGTGATTATTTCAGCGCCAATGACGGAACAGTAAACGTCACAACTAGTCTTCGTCAGCCAGGTTCTTCATTTAAACCTTATGTCTATGCAGCTGGTCTAGAAAATGGTCTAAATCCTGCTAGTATGCTTTTTGATATCCGGACAGACTTTGCTTCAAATAATAACGGAGTATCCTATATCCCTAGAAATTATAGCGGACGATACAATGGTCCAGTGTCTGTAAGACAAGCGCTAGCCGGCTCACTAAATATTCCAGCCGTCAAAGTATTGGTTTTAACCGGTCTAGAAAAATCTATTGAAACGGCTGAAAAATTTGGTATTAGTTCACTAAAAGATAGAAGCCGTTTCGGTCCATCAATTGTTTTAGGGGGTGCAGAAGTAACACTTTTAGAGCATACTTCGGGGCTAGGTGCCTTCGGGAATGAAGGAATAAAAAAAGAAACTAATCCTATTTTAAAAATATTAGGAAAAAATAAAAAAATTATTTATCAAAGTCCAGAAGGTAATGGAACCCAAGCGATTGATCCCCAAGTAGCATATTTAATTAATGACATTCTTTCAGACAATACTGCCAGACAATTTATCTTTGGAAAAAATAGCAGTCTAAACATCTCTGGTCATCAAGTTGCAGCAAAAACAGGAACTACTCAGGACTTTCGTGATGCTTGGACTGTAGGATATACACCGAGCCTCTCCGTAGGTGTCTGGTCTGGAAATAACGACAACACTCCAATGAAAGATGGCGCAAATGGTTTAGCGGTAGCCGCACCGATTTGGAAAGAATTTATGGAAAATGCTTTGGCTGATAAGCCCGATGAAAAATTTAATAGACCCGAAGAAATAACAGAATTAACTGTCGATAAAGTTTCTGGAAAACTACCAAGTAAATACTCTCTTAGCACAAAAAAAGAAATTTTTGCTTCTTTTAACTCCCCTTCCGAAAAAGACGATATTCATGTTCCATTACAAATTGAGGGAATAGACGCCGTTGTAACAAATTTCCATTCTGAGAATCCCAATGACCCACTTTGGGAACAAGCCGTAAAACAATGGTCCCTATCCAGAGGATATTCACCATTAGAAAATATTTCAAATGTTAACGAAATAAATATTACAGATATAATTCTGCCTATTACATTTTCCGTTCCCGATAATATCCAAGAACCAAACTGGGAATTACACCTTACTACTCAACTCGGAGAAAAAATTTCACTCATAAAAATATTTATGGATAAGCAACTTCTTACCACTAGCCCCAGTGACAGTCTTCATTATGCCAATGATGGAAAAATTCTAAGTCCTGGCACACATAATTTTACCGCTCATATTACCACCAACAAAGGAGATATCTTCACAATCAATCGCACAGTGCAATCACCAGCAACAAGCTCCATAAGTAGTATTAGTAAGTTTTAA